The nucleotide sequence ATCTTTCGCGGCGAGGACGTGCCCTGCCCGGGCTGCCCGGCCAGCGCCTCGTTTGCCGCCGGCGACATCTGCCGTGAGACGGCCATTTTCAAGATCGGCGGCAAGAACGTGCAATTCGAGATGGTGGCCTCGCCTATAAACCGCCCCGACGCCCCGGACCGGCACATCCTGGTCTTTAAGCGCGACGTCAGCCGGGAAAAGGAATACCAGGCCAAGTTCTACCAGGCCGAAAAGATGGCCACCATCGGCATGTTGGCCACGGGCGTGGCCCATGAGGTCAACAATCCGCTGACCGCCATTTTCGGCTTTGCCGAGGGGCTGCGTCGTCGCCTGCCGGCGCTCAAGGAAAAGGTCGATCCCCGGGTCATGGAGGATGTGGAGGACTATGTCGCCACCATCCTGCGCGAGTGCCGGCGTTGTCAGGACATCGTCACCACGCTGCTGACGTTTAGTCGCCAAAAGACCGTCAGTTTCTCGGCCGTGAGCCTAAACGCCGTGGTCAACGACACGCTCAAGCTCCTGCGCAGCCACCTCAAGCAGCGCAACCAGGCCAAAATCACCGTGCGGGTGGACCTCAGCGAAAACCTGCCCATGGTCCACGGCGACGAACACCAGATCAAGCAGGTCATGCTCAATCTGCTCGTCAACGCCATGGACGCCATCACCGGACCGGGCCGCATCATCATCACCACCTATCAGTCGTCCAAGGGGGCGGTGTGCCTGTCCGTGGAGGATTCCGGCTGCGGCGTGCCGCCGGAGAACGTGGACAAGCTCTTCGAACCCTTTTTCACCACCAAGCGCTCCGGCAAGGGCATCGGCATCGGGCTTTCCACCTGCATGTCCATCGTGAAAAAACACCAGGGCGACATCACCCTGAAGAGCACCCCCGGCCAGGGGGCGACCTTCACCGTGAGCCTGCCCGTCAACCCGGAAAAGACCACGTGACCAGCCCTTATTCCGTACTCGTGGTGGACGACGAACCGTCCATCGGCAAGCTGCTCAAAAAAGAGTTGTCCACGCCCTCGCGTCTGGTGTCCACGGCCGAGACCGCCCACCAGGCCCGGGAGGCGCTGCGCCGCAACACCTATGAAGTGGCCGTGCTCGACCTGCGCCTGCCCGACGCCGACGGCCTCGACGTGCTCGTGGAGTTGCGCCAGCACTCCCCGGACATCGAGGTCATCATCATCACCGGCCACGGCAACATCGACAGCGCCGTGGAGGCCATGAAGCTCGGGGCCTACGACTACATCACCAAACCGTTTAATCTCGAAGAACTCGAACTGGTGGTGGAGCGGGCCTACCAGCGGGCCTGCCTGCGTTTTGAAAACCGCCAGCTGCGCCACGCCCAGAAACAGGCCCAGCCCCAGCAGATCGTCGGCAACTCGGCCCCGGTCAAGCAGATACGGTTTTTGATCGACAAAGTGGCCCCCACCGACGTGCCCGTGCTCATTACCGGCGAATCCGGGGCCGGCAAGGAAGTGGCGGCCACGGCCATCCAGGCCCGCAGCAAACGGGCCGAAAAGCCCTATGTCATCAAGAACTGCGCCACCCTGCAAAAGGAACTGGCCCGTTCGGAACTCTTCGGTTACGTCAAGGGATCGTTCACCGGGGCCACCGAGAACCGCGAGGGGCTTATGACCTTCGCCAACAAGGGCACGCTGTTTCTCGACGAGATCGGTGAGCTGCCCCTGGAGGTCCAGGCCTCGCTGCTGCGCACACTCGAGAACAAGACCTACCGCCGTGTGGGCGACAAGGACGAGCGCACGGCCGACATCCGCCTCATCTTCGCCACCAACCGCAACCTGGCCAAGGAAGTGGAGGCCGGGCGGTTCCACGAGGCGCTGTATCACCGCATCAACGTCTTTAACATCGAGCTGCCGCCCCTTCGCGAACGCAAGGAAGACATCCCGCTTTTGGTGGAATATTTCCTCGGCCGCATCGAAGGCGGCGGGGCGTATCGCGTCTCGGACAAGGCCATGGGGTGTCTGATCAACTACCACTGGCCGGGCAACATCCGCGAGCTGCGAAACGTCATCGAGCGCGGGGTGATCCTGTCCGAAGCCGGGGTCATCACCGAAAACGCCCTGCCCCGGGAGTTGTCGGTCAAGGCCGAGGGCGAAAGCGATTTTCTGTCCCTTGACGCCGTCGAACGGGAGCATATCGCCAAGGTGCTGGCCTGCTTCGGCAACAATCGGACCCTGGCCGCCACGGCGTTGGGCATTTCTCGAAAGACGCTCTATCGCAAGATCCGCGAATATAATATCATGTAGGCGAGCGAACCCCTGTAAAGGCATCTGGCCGAGGCAACCGTCGCCGCCGCTTGCGCAAGCGGCCAACCTCTCTCCAAGCCGTACCCGAGAGTTGCCGCCATGATCTCGAGCATTGACGTCGTCACGCTGGCCATCTGCCTGGGGATTGTCAATCTCCTGCAGTTCGTCGCTTTTTTTATCCAATACCGCATCGACCCGGCCCGGCCGGGGCCGGGGTGCTGGACCGTGGCCAGCGCCCTGGGCTGCGTCGGGTTTGTCGTCAATTTTCTGCGCGACTTCCCCAGCATCCAAACCGCGTCCATCGTCGCCTACAATCTGTCCCTTATCGGCGGGCAACTCCTTGTCTACGTCGGCATCCTGCGCTTCCTTGGGCGCAGGGAGCGACGCGGCCCCCTGCTGACCCTGGCCGCCCTGGCCGCCGCCGCTGCCCTGACCTTCACCACCGTCCACGACGACATAGTCGCCCGCCGCGTCTGCGGCTCGGTCCTCTACGCCTTGCTCTGCTTCGCCTCCAGCCGGGCTCTGCTGCGGTACAACACCCCGGACATCGCCGTCGGCGCGCGCACCGTGGCCGCCCTTTTTACGGCAAACGGCCTGGCCCTGGCCGCCGTCCCCGCCCTGCCCCCCCTGGGACTTCCGCAGCTTTCGCCCCCTCTGCCCATGACCCTGACCTTTCTCGTTCTCCTGGTGGCCGGCCCCCTCGGCAGCATCGGGCTCATCGTTCTTGGCAACCAGAAGCTCGCCGCCGAAAACCGGAAAAGCCATGAAAGCGTGCGGACCTCCAAGCTGTTCTTGCAATCGGTCCTGGACAGCCTCACCGCCCACATCGCGCTGATCGACGCCGACGGCGGCATCCTTCTGGTCAACAAGGCCTGGCGCGACTTCGCCCGGCAAAACGGCCTGGATCCGGAACTGGTCAGCGAAGGGACCAACTACCTCTGCGCCTGCGACAACGCCGCCTGCCGCAACGAGCCCGAGGCCGACTCCTTTGCCGCCGGCATCCGCAAGGTGCTCTCCGGCGAGCTCAAACAGTTCGCCATGGAATATCCCTGCCATGCCCCCCACGAACGGCGCTGGTTCGTGGGCCGGGTCACGCCCTTTCCCGGCGACGGCCCGCCCCGGGTGGTGGTGGCCCATGAGGACATCACCGTCCGAAAGCTCATGGAAATTGCCCTGGCTGAGTCCAACCGCAAGCTTGAAGCCTTAAGCGCCACCGATCCGCTCACCGGCATCGCCAACCGCCGCCGTTTCGACGAAGCCTTTGCCGGCGAATACGCCCGCCATGCCCGCACCGGCGCGCCCCTGTCCCTGGTCATGCTCGACATCGACTATTTCAAGAACTTCAACGACGCCTACGGCCATGCCCAGGGGGATGCCTGCCTGGCCGCCGTGGCCCGGGCCATGGCCGGCTGCCTCCAACGGCCGGGCGATCTGGCCGCCCGCTACGGCGGCGAGGAATTCATCTGCCTGCTGCCCGACACGAGCCCCCGGGGGACCCGGACCGTGGCCGAATCCATCCGCGAGGCCGTGGCCGCCCTGGCCATTCCCCACGCCCGTTCCTCGGCCGCGGCCGTGGTCACCGTCAGCATCGGCGCGCTGACCGCCGCCTGCCCACCCGACGCCGACCCCGGCGACCTCTTCAGGCAGGTCGATGCCTTGCTGTACAAGGCCAAGGAAAACGGCCGCAACCGGGTCGAGGCCGGCGGCGACGCCCCGGCCGCCCAAAGCGGCGGACCGGACAAAGGCATTGTGCGCCTTTTTTGGGACGAAGCCTTTGAAAGCGGCAACCCGGCCATCGACCGCCAGCACCAGCTGCTTATCACCAAGGCCAATGACCTGCTGTTGCTGACCACCCAATCCGCCGACTGCGAAACCCTGGCCGCCGCCGTGGACGACGCCTTACTTCATGTCGCCGAGCATTTCCGCGACGAGGAGCGAGCGCTGCGCGAAGTCGGGTTTGACGGCCTGGAAGAACACGCCGCCGAACACGAACGCCTGTTGCAGCAAGGGCTGGCCCTGGCCCGGGAGTGCAATGAGGGCGTATCCCCGGCCGACGCCATCATCCGCTTCATCGTCCATGATCTGGTCATGGTGCACATGCTGGCCGTCGACGTGCTCTACCACCACTGTTTTGAGGAGCCGGCCGGGCCGAACCTTGCCTAACCTACCAGATGAGTTCCCCAATGGCTCATCACCTCCTTTGCCCTGGTCAATAGTCTGGAAAGCTGATTGCCAGCTTCGGTAAAACTAGCCGGAGGTCGTCACCACGGCTCTTCACAAAAGACTTCAAACCTTGCGCAACGAGGCTATAGTTGTACGGCATTAATATTATGCACTATCAAAACGCTATCAACTATTGACTCGTATGAAACCTGCAACTCTTCTAATGTTTCAAGGGGCTGTGCCCAGAATATCTCATCACTTAACCAGGACATATACGCAGAAGCGACACCAAATGCCGCATTTAAAAATGGCAAAGGTCTATATTCTCCAATATCTCTATGCGCAGCATATTTATTTCTAAAACATACCATTTCAAAGACATATTGATCCAATATTTTATCATGCCTCGAACATGCATTAGATAAAATAGAGCCAACAATAATTTTATACTCGCTATTATCAACAACCTCTCCATCTATAGAAACTCCATTCTCTGGTGCACTACGATGCCAGTGAATTTTATTATTTTTTGGGTTGCCAAACAATAAACACCAAGACGTCACACAAGACAACACGCAACTATTTGATATTGAAATAAAAAAATCTTCATTGCTGCGCTTGTCAAGCGATTTAAGCAGTAGCATTATCTTCCTATAGTTTACGTAATCTTTACAAAATGACTGCAAAACACCAATTTGCTCTGGAATAACATTCATTTCAAGAAAAAAATTTCGCATTCTGTGAATATTCATCAAGAACTCCAGTCTTATTCATCAATCTGCCTTGAGTGCTGTCCCATCTGATTCAGAAAATACCAAAAACACAAAAACAAGCTATCCACTCTGTCAAATTTGCACGCATAGACATAATTTATAATAATAAATCAAGCTGTTATCGTTAATTACTCCCTGGATTTTCCATATTGCTGTCCACTGCCCTCACTTCGCAAACAGTGAGTAATAACGCGCCGGCCCTGGCGCATCCTGTCCCCGCCCCTTGCCCCGGCCATGGCCGGCAGGCCCGGCAGCGTTTCTTGTGCTGCCTAAAAATTCCAGCAACAACGATTAGTTGCATAGGGTTCTCAACGCCCGCTCCACCCGTCGGTAAGGATGCTCCTGAGCGACTCTTCCGGTATGCCTTTTGCTTTATATCACGAAAACATCCCCGTCTCGTGTGACCGTTGCGGCGAACAAACGCCCGCCGGAGCGGCTGTGCTCCGGACACGCGCCGTTGGGGACCGTCACGGCGAGACAATGGTCCAGGCGTTTTTTGGGTCGAAATGTCCCAGCCCCGCGCCTCGTTCAGGCAAGGAGGCCGTTATGGAAAGGCCAATAACGCGTTTTCTGGCGCTGGCCGCGCTGGCGATCCTGGCCGTCTGGACGCCGTCGAACCTGGCCGCGGGGTCGACCCCGGCAGGCGCGCCGCGCTACGTCGGTTCGGCCGTGTGCGCCGGCTGCCATCCCGGCCAGTACGAACGCTACCGGCAATATTCCAAGAAAGCCCACTCCTCACGGGGCATCAAGCTCATGGCCAAGGGGCTTACGCCCGAGGAACTGGCCTCCTGCTACGGCTGCCACACCACCGGTTACGGCAAACCCGGGGGATTCACCGACTTTACCGCCACCCCGGAGCTGGCCGACGCCGGCTGTGAAGTCTGCCACGGCCCGGGCGCGGAGCATGTCGCCACCAGCGACCCGGCCGCCATCAAGGGCAAGCTCACCGTCGCCGACTGCGCTCCTTGCCACGACGATCCCCGAGTGCGCTCCTTTGGCTACAAGCCCCTGCTCCAGGCCGGAGCCCACTGACGTCGCACCTTATGAAGGCCGCGCCGGCCCCGGCGGCGCGCCGGAGAACCGCCATGCGCCGCCCCATCCGCTCCATTCGCGTCAAGGCCCTGGCCCTGGTCAGCCTCATTGCCGCCCTGGCCCTGGGCGGGCTTTTTTGGGCCAACGCGGCCTGGCAGCGCCAGGCCGCGTTCTCCCGCATCCGCCAGGTCGGGGCGGCCGAAGCCGAACTGGTGCGGCTTATTGTCGATGAACCCATGCGCGTGGGCGACAACGCCGCCACCACCGCCCAGTTCGCCAAGATCGCCTCGGGCGGCTCGCGCCTATCCGTGGCCCTGGCCGACTACCGGGGGCAGGTCACCTACGCCACCGACGCCGCCAGCCTGCGCCGGCCCCTGGCCGAAGCCATGCCCGGCCCGGCCCTGGCCGGCCTGCTCCGGGAGGCCCTGGAGCAGGGCCGCGACGGTGACGGCCTGGAAACGGCCGGCGGCCGCACCGGCTACGCCACGGTACGGGCCGTCAAAAACGCCCCCGAGTGCCACCACTGCCACGGCGCATCCCGGGAGGTCCTCGGGGCGCTGGTCACCGTGGCCGACGTCAGCCCGGATATGGCCGCCCTGGCCGACAACCAGCTGCGCACCGGGTTTTTATCCCTGGCCGGATTGGCCGGGCTGGTGGCCGGGCTGCTCCTTTTTATGAAGCGCGCCATCATCGACCGCCTGGCCTTCCTGGCCGGGGTGAGCCGCCAGATCGCCGACGGCGACATGGAGGCCTGCCGGGCCGTGGCCGACCGCAACGCCCGACGTCGGGCCAGAAACGCCGCCGACGAGATCACCGTTCTTGGCGAATCCCTGTGCGACCTGGTGGACAATCTGCGGGCCAAGATCGCCGAGGCCGACGACAAGACCCGGGAAGCCGCCTGTCAGGCCGACCGGGCCGGAGTCTGCCTGGCCGAGGCCGAGGCCGCCCGGGAAGCCGCAGCCAGCGCCCGGCGTGAAGGCTCCACGGCGGCGGCCCGGACCCTGGAGGCCGTGGTCGATCATTTAAGCGAAGCTTCGGTGGCCTTGGCCGAGGCCGTGGCCCGGGCCGATTCCGGCGCGCGCACCCAGAAAGATGCGGCCCAGGAAACCTGCGCCGCCATCGGCGTCATGCAGACCGTGGCCGCCGAGGCCGTAGCCACGGCCGGCAAGGCCGCCGCCGTCTCGGGCCAGGCCCGGGACCGGGCCGGACTGGGGGCCGAGGCCGTGCGGGAGCTTTCCGTCTGCATCGAGGGCCTGCGCGACCTGGCCGAGACCCTGCGCCGGGACATCCTGGCCCTGGGACGGGAGGCCGAGGGCATCGGGGCGGTCATCACGGTCATTTCCGACATCGCCGACCAGACCAATCTGCTGGCGCTCAATGCCGCCATCGAAGCGGCCCGAGCCGGCGACGCCGGGCGGGGATTCGCGGTGGTGGCCGACGAGGTGCGCAAGCTGGCCGAAAAGACCATGACCGCCACCAAGGACGTGGAGCGGGCCGTCACCGGCATCCAAGCCGGAGCCAGGGACCATGTGGGCAGCGTGCAAAAGGCCGTGGCCGCCATCGGCGCGGCCTCGGAGCTGGCCGGCCGGTCCGGCGAGGCGCTTTCCGGGATCGTGGGACTGGTCGCCGACGCCACGCGGCAGGTGGGGGCCATTGCCGACTCCTGCCAGGAGCAGTCGGGCATCATCGACGAGATCGGCCGGGCGCTGGAAGGCATAAGCGCCATATCCCAGGAAACGGCCGAAGCCATGGCCACGGCCGACGCGGCGGTGAGCCGGCTGGCCGACCAGGCCGAGCGCCTGACGCACCTGACCGACGACATGCTGGCCGAGGAAACGTCGGCCGCGTCAGCCGCCCCGGGAACCTGCTCCGGCCGCGACCTCGGCTAACCGCGCCCCAAGGCCGGCGCAGCCCAAGCACAGTCATTTGCCCCCTTTCGGGCGTCTGGGGGCCTGAGGCCCCCAGCGGAGAGGGTAAGGCAGAGGCAGAACCTCTCCTGGCCGCCGGAGGCACATCCCCCTCACTTCCCGCCGACCAGGTCGCGGCAGGCGGCGGCGAGCTGCATGGCGACCAGGGCCTTTTGGCCTTGTCCCAGGCGTTTGCGGACCCGGGCCAGGGCGAGGTAGCGCTCGGGGGTGGGCGCGTGCCGGGCGGCGTTTTCCCAGGCCATGGCCGCGCCGGACCAATCGCCGGCCGCCTCGCAGCGCCGGGCCGTAGCTTCGGCCATGGCGGCGATGTGGGCCAGACGTCCCTGCCAGACGCGGTCCAGGCGGGCTTTGTCGTGGGGGTACAAGGCATCGGCCCGGGCGTAGACCCGAAGCAGCGTCTCGATAAACTCCGTCCCGGAGCGCTCCTGGACGCTTGTCCCCAGGCCCCGTTCGAAATACGCCGCCGTCGCCTCGGGCAGATGGACAAAGGGTCCGAGCCGGGCCAGGCGGATGAAGAAATCCCAGTCTTCCAGGCAGGGCAGGGCTTGTTCGAAGCGCCCGGCCTGGGTGAGGCGCTCACGTCGGTGGCTCAGGCACAGCACCGGGATGTAGTTGGCCACCAGCAGGGCGTCAGGGTCGAATTCCCGGGAATGGGGCACGGACCAGGCCACGGACTCCCGGCCGGAGGCGTCGCGGCTGACGACGCCGCGCCGGGCGTCGCTGTAGACCGCGCTGGCTTCGGGAGCGGC is from Solidesulfovibrio magneticus RS-1 and encodes:
- a CDS encoding two-component system sensor histidine kinase NtrB, which encodes MPGKGPSLEDLIGIEHSKLGFFQELRQTIEALKDANTQSAQRRREIAAILDGITDIMMVLTSDLRILSVNHVFRQTFPDVPRPEGMFCHQIFRGEDVPCPGCPASASFAAGDICRETAIFKIGGKNVQFEMVASPINRPDAPDRHILVFKRDVSREKEYQAKFYQAEKMATIGMLATGVAHEVNNPLTAIFGFAEGLRRRLPALKEKVDPRVMEDVEDYVATILRECRRCQDIVTTLLTFSRQKTVSFSAVSLNAVVNDTLKLLRSHLKQRNQAKITVRVDLSENLPMVHGDEHQIKQVMLNLLVNAMDAITGPGRIIITTYQSSKGAVCLSVEDSGCGVPPENVDKLFEPFFTTKRSGKGIGIGLSTCMSIVKKHQGDITLKSTPGQGATFTVSLPVNPEKTT
- a CDS encoding sigma-54-dependent transcriptional regulator, with amino-acid sequence MTSPYSVLVVDDEPSIGKLLKKELSTPSRLVSTAETAHQAREALRRNTYEVAVLDLRLPDADGLDVLVELRQHSPDIEVIIITGHGNIDSAVEAMKLGAYDYITKPFNLEELELVVERAYQRACLRFENRQLRHAQKQAQPQQIVGNSAPVKQIRFLIDKVAPTDVPVLITGESGAGKEVAATAIQARSKRAEKPYVIKNCATLQKELARSELFGYVKGSFTGATENREGLMTFANKGTLFLDEIGELPLEVQASLLRTLENKTYRRVGDKDERTADIRLIFATNRNLAKEVEAGRFHEALYHRINVFNIELPPLRERKEDIPLLVEYFLGRIEGGGAYRVSDKAMGCLINYHWPGNIRELRNVIERGVILSEAGVITENALPRELSVKAEGESDFLSLDAVEREHIAKVLACFGNNRTLAATALGISRKTLYRKIREYNIM
- a CDS encoding diguanylate cyclase domain-containing protein, giving the protein MISSIDVVTLAICLGIVNLLQFVAFFIQYRIDPARPGPGCWTVASALGCVGFVVNFLRDFPSIQTASIVAYNLSLIGGQLLVYVGILRFLGRRERRGPLLTLAALAAAAALTFTTVHDDIVARRVCGSVLYALLCFASSRALLRYNTPDIAVGARTVAALFTANGLALAAVPALPPLGLPQLSPPLPMTLTFLVLLVAGPLGSIGLIVLGNQKLAAENRKSHESVRTSKLFLQSVLDSLTAHIALIDADGGILLVNKAWRDFARQNGLDPELVSEGTNYLCACDNAACRNEPEADSFAAGIRKVLSGELKQFAMEYPCHAPHERRWFVGRVTPFPGDGPPRVVVAHEDITVRKLMEIALAESNRKLEALSATDPLTGIANRRRFDEAFAGEYARHARTGAPLSLVMLDIDYFKNFNDAYGHAQGDACLAAVARAMAGCLQRPGDLAARYGGEEFICLLPDTSPRGTRTVAESIREAVAALAIPHARSSAAAVVTVSIGALTAACPPDADPGDLFRQVDALLYKAKENGRNRVEAGGDAPAAQSGGPDKGIVRLFWDEAFESGNPAIDRQHQLLITKANDLLLLTTQSADCETLAAAVDDALLHVAEHFRDEERALREVGFDGLEEHAAEHERLLQQGLALARECNEGVSPADAIIRFIVHDLVMVHMLAVDVLYHHCFEEPAGPNLA
- a CDS encoding cytochrome c family protein, producing MERPITRFLALAALAILAVWTPSNLAAGSTPAGAPRYVGSAVCAGCHPGQYERYRQYSKKAHSSRGIKLMAKGLTPEELASCYGCHTTGYGKPGGFTDFTATPELADAGCEVCHGPGAEHVATSDPAAIKGKLTVADCAPCHDDPRVRSFGYKPLLQAGAH
- a CDS encoding methyl-accepting chemotaxis protein, whose amino-acid sequence is MRRPIRSIRVKALALVSLIAALALGGLFWANAAWQRQAAFSRIRQVGAAEAELVRLIVDEPMRVGDNAATTAQFAKIASGGSRLSVALADYRGQVTYATDAASLRRPLAEAMPGPALAGLLREALEQGRDGDGLETAGGRTGYATVRAVKNAPECHHCHGASREVLGALVTVADVSPDMAALADNQLRTGFLSLAGLAGLVAGLLLFMKRAIIDRLAFLAGVSRQIADGDMEACRAVADRNARRRARNAADEITVLGESLCDLVDNLRAKIAEADDKTREAACQADRAGVCLAEAEAAREAAASARREGSTAAARTLEAVVDHLSEASVALAEAVARADSGARTQKDAAQETCAAIGVMQTVAAEAVATAGKAAAVSGQARDRAGLGAEAVRELSVCIEGLRDLAETLRRDILALGREAEGIGAVITVISDIADQTNLLALNAAIEAARAGDAGRGFAVVADEVRKLAEKTMTATKDVERAVTGIQAGARDHVGSVQKAVAAIGAASELAGRSGEALSGIVGLVADATRQVGAIADSCQEQSGIIDEIGRALEGISAISQETAEAMATADAAVSRLADQAERLTHLTDDMLAEETSAASAAPGTCSGRDLG
- a CDS encoding glycosyltransferase family A protein; translated protein: MESIDASVIVPTCDRPEELREALSSLAGQTHGNFEVVVVNDGGGDVSGLVAEATASLGGRPVRLAPRGKCSGPAAARNRGLAVARGAVVFYLDDDDVFFPNHVAVHMAAHAAAPEASAVYSDARRGVVSRDASGRESVAWSVPHSREFDPDALLVANYIPVLCLSHRRERLTQAGRFEQALPCLEDWDFFIRLARLGPFVHLPEATAAYFERGLGTSVQERSGTEFIETLLRVYARADALYPHDKARLDRVWQGRLAHIAAMAEATARRCEAAGDWSGAAMAWENAARHAPTPERYLALARVRKRLGQGQKALVAMQLAAACRDLVGGK